The Cloacibacillus sp. genome has a window encoding:
- the rsmH gene encoding 16S rRNA (cytosine(1402)-N(4))-methyltransferase RsmH, with protein MREHLSVMLNEVLEAVGGETNVRTVVDATLGLAGHSIEILKRHPEAFLYGFDQDAEAREIAAERLAPFAPRFEIIADNFRNIGLLKEIDGFSGADVILFDLGVSNLQISEPERGFSFQYDGPLDMRMDAGDEESCHPKAEEILRTAGIKELTEIFRDYGEERYAFQIAKGIVRHREHGGELHSTTELVELIRKILPAPVQRKMGGHPARKIFQALRIAVNDEINALSEALDGAAALLNPAGKIIVISYHSLEDRMVKHRFRKWKEEELGEPNPRKALLPAEDEVEANYKSRSAKLRIFEKYEEDEKVEDEF; from the coding sequence ATGAGGGAACATCTGTCTGTAATGCTGAATGAAGTTTTGGAGGCCGTCGGCGGCGAAACGAATGTCCGTACGGTGGTGGATGCGACGCTCGGTCTTGCGGGACACAGCATTGAGATACTTAAAAGGCATCCGGAGGCGTTTCTTTACGGCTTCGACCAGGACGCCGAGGCCCGTGAAATCGCCGCGGAGCGGCTCGCCCCCTTTGCGCCGCGTTTTGAGATTATCGCCGATAACTTTAGGAACATCGGCCTGCTGAAGGAAATAGATGGTTTTAGTGGCGCGGACGTAATCCTCTTCGACCTTGGAGTTTCGAATTTGCAGATCAGCGAGCCTGAACGTGGTTTCTCATTTCAGTATGACGGCCCGCTCGATATGAGGATGGATGCCGGCGACGAAGAGTCCTGCCATCCGAAGGCCGAGGAGATTCTGCGCACCGCCGGCATCAAGGAATTGACGGAGATTTTTCGGGATTACGGCGAGGAGCGCTACGCCTTTCAGATCGCGAAGGGCATCGTCCGCCACCGCGAGCACGGCGGCGAGCTGCACAGCACGACGGAGCTTGTAGAGCTTATAAGGAAGATTCTCCCCGCTCCCGTGCAGCGCAAGATGGGCGGCCATCCGGCGAGAAAGATCTTTCAGGCCCTGAGGATCGCCGTCAACGACGAGATTAACGCCCTCAGTGAGGCGTTGGATGGAGCGGCGGCGTTGCTGAATCCCGCTGGAAAGATAATCGTCATCTCCTACCACTCGCTGGAGGACCGCATGGTTAAGCACCGCTTCCGTAAATGGAAGGAAGAAGAATTGGGAGAGCCGAATCCGCGCAAGGCTCTTTTGCCGGCCGAGGATGAGGTCGAGGCGAATTATAAGTCGCGCAGCGCAAAGCTCAGGATATTTGAGAAGTATGAAGAAGACGAAAAAGTGGAGGATGAATTTTAA
- a CDS encoding penicillin-binding protein 2: MPRIRREPGDERRRSKSVWFAAFIVLTILAVGTAKVQLWPDRRIVSQSQKQYWANVAVSASRGRIEDRRGVPLAISVPSTSFFIDPKYWNPASADVLKGTFGAATAKKFSRELPGRFYWVARNIPKERADKLAQMKIPGLYTLSEKRRMYPHESLAFHLLGFCDIDEYGQAGVELSWNHILYSPPRTRFLTRDSKGNAMDTMSGKSGVVKDTAGSIKLTVDSRVQQILEWRLSEGAKAVDAGWASGVCVDPYTGEIIALASYPTLNPNDRKNLVNTNAVRNNAVGRVFEPGSIFKPITMSIALETGAAGRNTTYTCHGTMKLFDRTMSDVNRRAHGKQDLTHVLMNSCNIGMSLMSMGVPKYQAYGMLKQFSFGEKTEVEIAGEESGLIKQPEEWLGTVPANIFIGQGIAVTPLQIVMAISSIANGGMLLKPYVIDEVRDSMGNVIHKGARRVRYQVVSKQTSDFIREAMRRVVAEGGGKLAKSEKVAIAGKTGTAQIAASGQYAKGQYVASFVGFWPAEKPRYVMLISIGEPKGARYYGGQIAAPVFKSIVEDIVQISPGKI, encoded by the coding sequence ATGCCAAGAATTAGGAGAGAACCTGGGGACGAGCGGCGCCGTTCAAAATCGGTGTGGTTCGCGGCCTTTATAGTTTTGACTATACTGGCGGTTGGCACGGCTAAGGTACAGCTCTGGCCCGACCGCCGAATTGTCTCACAGTCCCAAAAACAGTACTGGGCGAATGTCGCGGTGAGCGCGTCGCGCGGCAGGATAGAGGACCGCAGGGGGGTGCCGCTGGCAATATCGGTACCCTCCACAAGTTTTTTTATCGACCCCAAGTATTGGAACCCCGCGAGCGCCGACGTGCTTAAGGGTACCTTCGGAGCGGCGACGGCAAAAAAGTTTTCCCGTGAGCTTCCCGGGCGTTTTTACTGGGTTGCGCGCAACATTCCCAAGGAACGGGCGGACAAGCTTGCGCAGATGAAGATCCCCGGCCTTTATACTTTATCCGAAAAGAGAAGGATGTATCCGCATGAATCGCTGGCCTTCCATCTGTTGGGCTTCTGTGATATAGACGAATACGGACAGGCGGGTGTGGAGCTCTCCTGGAATCACATTTTGTACTCGCCGCCGCGCACCCGTTTTCTGACACGTGACTCCAAGGGCAACGCGATGGATACCATGAGCGGCAAGTCCGGCGTCGTAAAGGATACGGCCGGTTCGATCAAGCTGACGGTCGACTCGCGCGTGCAGCAGATCCTGGAGTGGCGGCTCAGCGAAGGGGCTAAGGCGGTCGACGCCGGCTGGGCCTCCGGCGTCTGCGTCGATCCCTACACCGGCGAGATAATCGCGCTCGCGAGTTATCCCACCCTTAACCCCAACGACAGAAAGAATCTCGTAAATACAAACGCCGTACGCAACAACGCCGTGGGGCGCGTATTCGAGCCCGGCTCGATCTTTAAGCCGATAACGATGTCGATCGCGCTGGAGACCGGCGCGGCCGGCAGAAATACGACCTATACCTGCCACGGTACGATGAAGCTCTTCGACCGTACGATGAGCGACGTCAACAGAAGGGCCCACGGCAAACAGGACCTGACACATGTCCTGATGAATTCGTGCAATATCGGTATGTCCCTGATGTCTATGGGGGTGCCTAAATACCAGGCTTATGGTATGCTGAAACAGTTTAGCTTCGGCGAGAAGACCGAGGTGGAAATCGCCGGCGAAGAGTCTGGGCTGATAAAACAGCCGGAGGAATGGCTAGGCACGGTCCCCGCGAACATCTTTATCGGCCAGGGCATCGCTGTCACGCCGCTGCAGATCGTTATGGCGATCTCAAGCATCGCCAACGGCGGTATGCTGCTTAAACCCTATGTGATCGATGAGGTGCGCGACAGTATGGGTAATGTGATTCACAAGGGAGCGCGCCGCGTACGTTATCAGGTCGTCTCCAAACAGACCTCGGACTTCATCAGGGAGGCAATGCGCCGGGTGGTGGCCGAGGGCGGCGGTAAGCTTGCCAAATCGGAGAAGGTGGCCATCGCGGGAAAGACAGGCACCGCGCAGATCGCGGCTTCGGGACAGTATGCGAAGGGGCAGTACGTCGCCTCTTTCGTCGGTTTCTGGCCCGCCGAGAAGCCGCGGTATGTGATGCTTATCAGTATCGGCGAGCCAAAGGGCGCGCGCTATTACGGAGGGCAGATCGCGGCTCCGGTCTTTAAATCGATAGTGGAAGACATAGTTCAGATATCTCCCGGAAAGATATAG
- a CDS encoding UDP-N-acetylmuramoyl-L-alanyl-D-glutamate--2,6-diaminopimelate ligase, giving the protein MNLCKLILMLEKSHIEHRIHLPEGCAADDIELKGMVCDSRRAGPGMVFAATKGGHRDAHDFIPTAVAAGTPAVLCEHEVDAGIPQIICPNVRSAMGDVASLLYEEPSKKMTMIALTGTNGKTTSTFMTQAILNHAGIKTGLMGTVLYDDGEKIEEAEHTTPEGCDIQNILARMVTNGCRACVMEASSHAIVQGRIDGLRYDRAGFTNLTLEHLDFHKDMEHYFLAKKSLFDHYMRNNWKASINIDDQYGRRLCEELGKRVISYSMLDEEADFFASVVNITVEGLEIEIKTPESPEKKKIKLPILGAYNVLNALQALSLSWSIGVSAQSALEALENMPQVPGRLERYRFDNGASCVIDFAHSSDGLEKVLSAVRPICKRKLYVVFGAGGDRDTSKRPVMGEIASRLGDFVVVTSDNPRSEDPAAIMAAIEPGVKEHDTPYTMISDRRQAIYYGLDQAGADDIVVIAGRGPETHQILKDGPIPLVDKEIMEDWCRQSGKRVI; this is encoded by the coding sequence ATGAATTTATGCAAACTTATTTTGATGTTGGAGAAGAGCCATATAGAACACAGAATACATCTTCCGGAGGGCTGCGCCGCGGACGATATCGAGCTTAAAGGTATGGTCTGCGACAGCCGCAGGGCGGGACCCGGGATGGTCTTCGCCGCCACGAAGGGCGGCCACCGGGACGCCCATGACTTTATCCCCACCGCCGTGGCCGCCGGTACACCCGCGGTACTCTGCGAACATGAGGTCGACGCCGGCATACCGCAGATCATCTGTCCCAATGTGCGCTCGGCGATGGGAGATGTGGCCTCTCTGCTCTATGAGGAGCCGTCGAAGAAGATGACGATGATCGCCCTTACAGGGACGAACGGCAAGACGACCTCCACCTTTATGACGCAGGCGATATTGAACCACGCCGGTATCAAGACCGGGCTTATGGGGACGGTCCTCTATGACGACGGAGAGAAGATCGAGGAGGCCGAACATACGACGCCCGAGGGCTGCGATATCCAGAATATTCTCGCGCGCATGGTTACTAACGGCTGCAGGGCCTGCGTTATGGAGGCCTCGTCGCACGCGATCGTGCAGGGGCGGATCGACGGCCTGCGCTACGACCGCGCCGGGTTCACGAATCTTACGCTTGAGCACCTTGATTTCCACAAGGACATGGAGCACTATTTTCTCGCCAAGAAGTCGCTGTTTGACCATTATATGAGGAACAACTGGAAGGCTTCGATAAACATAGACGACCAGTATGGACGCCGCCTCTGCGAGGAGCTGGGAAAGAGGGTCATCTCCTACAGTATGCTAGACGAGGAGGCGGACTTTTTCGCCTCCGTGGTAAACATCACGGTAGAGGGTCTTGAAATTGAAATAAAAACGCCGGAATCTCCGGAAAAGAAAAAGATAAAACTGCCCATTTTGGGAGCTTATAATGTGCTGAACGCGCTGCAGGCGCTGTCGCTTTCCTGGTCGATCGGCGTCTCCGCGCAGTCGGCGCTTGAGGCGCTGGAGAATATGCCCCAGGTTCCCGGCCGTCTTGAGCGCTACCGTTTCGATAACGGAGCCTCCTGCGTGATAGACTTCGCGCACAGCTCGGACGGGCTGGAGAAGGTTCTCAGCGCGGTTCGCCCGATCTGCAAACGTAAGCTCTATGTTGTATTCGGCGCAGGCGGAGACCGCGACACCTCAAAACGTCCCGTTATGGGGGAGATAGCCTCGCGTCTCGGCGATTTCGTCGTCGTCACCTCTGACAACCCGCGCAGCGAAGACCCCGCCGCGATCATGGCCGCGATCGAACCCGGCGTCAAAGAGCATGACACTCCATACACGATGATCTCCGACCGCCGCCAGGCCATCTATTACGGGCTTGACCAGGCGGGTGCGGACGATATCGTCGTCATTGCCGGACGCGGTCCCGAGACACACCAGATATTGAAGGACGGGCCAATACCGCTTGTCGATAAGGAGATCATGGAGGACTGGTGCCGTCAGAGCGGAAAGAGGGTGATCTGA